A region of Haloplanus sp. XH21 DNA encodes the following proteins:
- a CDS encoding PGF-CTERM sorting domain-containing protein, whose translation MAPVSVTRSALITVVIGLLVAGTVASVGVAVEEPRDEPADTSPPVRVYVSETLDISDAQLTGGGTVGTDETTFVSIHGDEVFSVAPADADFDGIDPGSYDADGDDEADLLVVRPRVTEFEVRNERGVNIKGDTVDANDFEEVTIRVEYNFAEADRLDVTVESPDGVDLAGNRRLTESGDSVTVDTSGADSGTYRIAVEGSNIEAGAATTTVTVAGGRTATATATATATATATATATATPTATTTPTPTPTATPTASPTPTVTPTATPTGTPTPTESSGSGFGVVVAVVTLLVAALVTVRRD comes from the coding sequence ATGGCACCCGTTTCGGTCACCCGCTCGGCCCTCATCACGGTCGTGATCGGTCTTCTCGTCGCTGGGACCGTCGCGAGCGTCGGCGTCGCCGTCGAAGAACCGCGAGACGAACCCGCCGACACGAGCCCACCCGTTCGCGTCTACGTCAGTGAAACGCTCGACATCTCCGACGCCCAACTCACGGGCGGCGGCACGGTCGGCACGGACGAGACGACGTTCGTCTCGATACACGGCGACGAGGTGTTCAGCGTCGCTCCCGCAGACGCCGATTTCGACGGCATCGACCCCGGATCGTACGACGCCGACGGGGACGACGAAGCCGATTTGCTCGTCGTGCGCCCGCGAGTCACCGAGTTCGAGGTGCGCAACGAGCGAGGCGTCAACATCAAAGGCGACACGGTCGACGCGAACGACTTCGAGGAAGTGACGATCAGGGTCGAGTACAACTTCGCCGAGGCGGACCGCCTCGACGTGACCGTAGAGTCGCCGGATGGCGTCGACCTCGCTGGGAACCGCCGTCTCACCGAGAGCGGCGATAGCGTCACCGTCGACACGAGCGGTGCCGACTCCGGAACCTATCGTATCGCCGTCGAGGGGAGCAACATCGAGGCCGGCGCCGCGACGACGACCGTGACCGTCGCGGGTGGGCGAACGGCGACCGCAACGGCGACGGCAACCGCAACGGCGACGGCGACCGCAACGGCGACGGCGACGCCCACTGCTACGACGACGCCCACGCCGACCCCCACCGCGACGCCCACGGCGTCCCCGACTCCGACTGTGACGCCCACGGCGACGCCGACGGGGACTCCGACGCCGACGGAATCGTCCGGCTCCGGGTTCGGCGTCGTCGTCGCCGTCGTGACCCTGCTGGTCGCGGCGCTGGTGACCGTTCGCCGTGACTGA
- a CDS encoding HEAT repeat domain-containing protein, whose product MTDGDDETDLPAETLDSRLDDAAEALEAAETEDDLDAVEERLDDIAEDLEAADLPAPEDEDEDDPDPREELTDRLDDLRADLEAARGPYASDVVDAIESASETLTDTRWTEDGEGGAATAVADFVDSASETLAADISGDDADALDAVAEAVADAGLDPDEDAETIETLLDAADALESGLEEAEEWDDLETHEQLRAEGFYDVLGHYKDYPPEWAALKEWEQRGNVEMVLLALDSFQSDFMERHCLEAITRMNDEEAFDAMHQRAGKRDKPGIKALGKMGAEEAVDTLVEYIEGDGDPGLQKVTLKALGEIGSEEATPAVAERLAAENDQIRPHAARALGLIGDTRAIDPLADVLADDESDEVRAAAAWALRQIGTERALSSAAEFADDRAYLVQHEAAQADEALSAEQAA is encoded by the coding sequence ATGACCGACGGGGACGACGAGACAGACCTTCCGGCCGAGACCCTCGACTCCCGCCTCGACGACGCCGCAGAGGCGCTGGAGGCTGCCGAGACCGAAGACGACCTCGACGCGGTCGAGGAGCGGCTGGACGACATCGCCGAGGACCTCGAGGCCGCCGACTTGCCAGCCCCCGAGGACGAAGACGAGGACGACCCCGATCCCCGCGAGGAACTCACCGACCGCCTCGACGACCTCCGGGCCGACCTCGAAGCCGCGCGCGGGCCGTACGCGTCCGATGTCGTCGACGCCATCGAGAGCGCGAGCGAGACGCTGACAGACACCCGCTGGACCGAGGACGGCGAGGGCGGGGCCGCGACGGCCGTCGCCGACTTCGTCGACAGTGCGAGCGAAACGCTCGCCGCCGACATTTCGGGCGACGACGCGGACGCCCTCGACGCCGTCGCCGAGGCTGTTGCGGATGCCGGTCTCGATCCCGACGAGGACGCCGAAACGATCGAGACGCTGCTCGACGCCGCCGACGCGCTGGAGTCCGGCCTCGAGGAAGCCGAAGAATGGGACGATCTGGAAACCCACGAACAGCTCCGCGCAGAGGGGTTCTACGACGTACTCGGCCACTACAAGGACTACCCGCCCGAGTGGGCCGCGCTCAAGGAGTGGGAACAGCGCGGCAACGTCGAGATGGTGTTGCTCGCGCTCGACAGTTTCCAGTCGGACTTCATGGAGCGCCACTGCCTCGAAGCCATCACCCGGATGAACGACGAGGAGGCCTTCGACGCCATGCACCAGCGCGCCGGCAAGCGCGACAAGCCCGGTATCAAGGCGCTCGGGAAGATGGGCGCCGAGGAGGCCGTCGACACGCTCGTGGAGTACATCGAAGGCGACGGCGACCCCGGGCTCCAGAAGGTGACGCTCAAGGCGCTCGGCGAAATCGGGAGCGAGGAAGCGACGCCCGCCGTCGCGGAGCGCCTCGCCGCAGAGAACGACCAGATTCGGCCACACGCCGCTCGCGCACTCGGCCTCATCGGCGACACGCGCGCCATCGACCCGCTCGCCGACGTGCTGGCCGACGACGAGAGCGACGAGGTCCGCGCCGCCGCCGCGTGGGCGCTCCGACAGATCGGTACCGAGCGCGCGCTCTCGTCGGCCGCCGAATTTGCCGACGACCGCGCGTATCTCGTGCAGCACGAGGCCGCGCAGGCCGACGAGGCACTGTCGGCCGAACAGGCGGCCTGA
- a CDS encoding class I SAM-dependent methyltransferase, with amino-acid sequence MSDDRERWNETYRTDEEFELPDDPIPALQSRIETLPAGRALDVATGTGRNALFLAETGYDVDAVDVSDAALERAERAGEARGVDVNWIRSDIADFAFEESAYDVIAVSFFAALDRLPDIKEALAPGGVLVYEHHLRSSDPIDMGPSTDRYRFRANDLLRACLDLTILDYRERTRTDDEGRTLAVATLVGRNSTGGRQSYPPEE; translated from the coding sequence GTGAGCGACGACCGCGAGCGGTGGAACGAGACGTACCGCACCGACGAGGAGTTCGAGTTACCCGACGACCCGATACCGGCGCTCCAGTCCCGGATCGAGACGCTCCCGGCGGGTCGCGCACTCGACGTGGCGACCGGCACCGGACGGAACGCGCTGTTCCTGGCCGAGACGGGCTACGATGTCGACGCGGTCGATGTCTCCGACGCGGCTCTCGAACGCGCGGAGCGGGCCGGGGAGGCGCGCGGCGTCGACGTGAACTGGATCCGCTCGGACATCGCCGACTTCGCGTTCGAGGAGTCGGCCTACGACGTCATCGCGGTGAGTTTCTTCGCTGCGCTGGATCGCCTGCCCGACATCAAGGAGGCGCTGGCGCCGGGTGGCGTCCTCGTCTACGAACACCATCTGCGGTCGAGCGACCCAATCGACATGGGGCCGTCGACCGACCGCTACCGGTTCCGCGCGAACGACCTGCTGCGGGCGTGTCTCGACCTGACGATCCTGGACTATCGGGAGCGGACGCGCACCGACGACGAGGGGCGGACGCTCGCGGTCGCGACGCTCGTCGGGCGCAACTCGACGGGTGGGCGGCAGTCGTATCCGCCGGAGGAGTGA